The window GCTAATACCAACACTATTATCTTTTTTACAGGCAAATAAAAACAAAACGATGGCGCATACGGGTAATATTTTTTTCATTGATACTCAGGTTTATTAAGCTTATTACGGCAACAATAGCGAAAATGCTACAGTAAATTATTGGCCAATAATTAAAAAATCAGTATTATCGTAACAGGAACCTTTTACAATTAAAATGAACAATATTAAACATCTTACAAAGATACCCGTCTTTTTACTTTTCATATCCATATTGCAAAGCTGCGGCGGCCCCAGTGGCCCGGGCATTTATAAAAACGAAAAAATAAGCTCAGGCGATCAAAGCCGTTTCCACGATTTGAACGACAAACTGTTTGCCGCGCTGAAAACCGACGACGAACCCCAGCTGGAATACATCATGTCGCAGGATTTTATAGCCGTTACCAACAGGAAAAGAGTTGTTGAACTGGTAAGCAATCGTTTTAAGGAAGATGATTACAAAATACTTGACGAGTACTATGTGGTTAACCGCTACATTCATGGCGATACCATTAAATCGGCCTTAACTGGCGGCAAATACACCGTTTACTGTCCCGGCGGTGTTAAAGAAATGTACATTGCCTTTTTTGTGCCCAAGCATATTGCCAACCAGTATATGATAACGGCACTTTATTGCAAGTATGATTATGGCTGGAAACTTAGCCAGCTGGAAACCAGCGCCTATGCCAAAAACGGGAAAAGCATGACAGCGCTTTTAGCCGATGCTAAGGCTGCCTACACAAAAGGTTTCCTGGTAAACGCATTGAATGACGGCGCTTCGGCTATCAATTGCTCAAGACCAAGCAGCCTTTGGAAATATAATAGTGAAGCCGAAGCCGGCGAGTTTTACAGCAACGTTTTAAACCAGGTATCTGCTAAATATAAGGTTCCGTTGCCCATTAAAGGCGCGCCAACCCACCTTGAAATTATACGCATTTTTACCCAGGAAGATAAGGAAGGCACATTCCCGATGATATATTACCTAACCAATATCAAGCTAAGCGACACTACAGCTATCAAAAAAGAGAACGAAGTGATCAGGAAAGTGATAGATAAAACCATCCCCGGCATTGATAAGGATAATAAATATGTGCTGTATTCCGCTTTTAACGAATGGCCCACGGGCGTTAAAACCGTTGAGCATTTTGATATGAAGCAAAAAATGTAATTAAGCCAAAAGCTTAAGGCCGAAAGCTAAAAGCCATATTGCCAAAAAGCGGAGCTATCGAATACATAACTCCGCTTTCGTTTATTATTCGCTATCCTCGTTCTTAATGCCTTTTAGTAAAGCATAAATAGCCATGGCATGGCCGTGGCCAAGGTCAAAGTCGGCCTTTAGCCAGGCTACTATATCGCCTGCTTTTGCTTTTAATTCGCCGTTTTGTGTAAAACCTTTTTCTTCGGCTATCGCCCTGAAATCTGCTGGCTCTTTGCCTGTTTTGGTTTTGATTGTTTTTAAATATCCCTGGAATGACATCGTTGGTTATACTTGGTTTATGAGGCTAAATATAAAATGTAAACGTCAATTTTCACCTGTTTTTAACCGTTCGGCTATTTTTAGTTGATAGCGTATTGCCATGACCCTAAGGATGTAATATATTTTATAAAGGTACAGCGCAAATAACCAGTTGTTTCCGGGTGGTTAGTTATAAATTATAACTATTATCTTAGCGTTATTGAAGCTTTTTCACTAACTTGTTTCCGATGAAAGCCATAAAGCTATTTGTTGTTTGTTGTTGCTGCTTGGTTACGGCAAATTTATCTGCCCAAACCATTAGCAGCCCACAGGCTATTGAGGCCGACTTGCTACGGATTTTTAAGCGCGTTAATTACTATGGCGCGCATAAAAAGGAATGGAAAGCTGTTGATTCGCTGAAGAAGATGAACAGCATTTTTGCCTTTAAGCTCAAATATTACACATCCAAATACCCTTTTACTATCGATTTAAAATTCACGTCGCTGGTAAAAGAGCGCATGGTTATCGCAACTTCGGCCGATGGCATGTTCCGCACGTACTCCTGGGATACCCGGCTGGGCAATGGCGGCTACGATTTTGATAACATATTGCAATACAAGGTTAACGGCCAAACGTTATCGCTGTTAAAAATGGACCCGCCGGGCAAGGAAGCCTACTGGTTCCCCAAGATTTACACTTTTACGGCCAACAACAAAACCATGTACCTGGCTGTCTATAACTCGGTAATGTCGGCCAGTAAAGCCGGGCAGGGCATCCGCGCTTACGCTATTGAAAAAGGTGTGCTAAACGGACGTGTGCCTATGGTAAAAACCCCCACTGCCGTATTAAGCCGCCTGTATTATGAATACAACCTGCAATCGGTAGCCGATTGGGATACTTTCCCGAGCATCACATTTGACTATACTACCAAAACAATACGTACCCCGCTGGTTGATTTCAGCGGTAAAATGACCCGCAAGTTTATCACCTATAAATTTACCGGAAGGTTTTTCGAGAAAGTAAAGAGTTAGCGCCGGGGCCTTTTACTATCTTTGAGATGTAAATTATGATCTCATTCGCCCACCGTGTTTTTATGGAAGTTGCTGCCAATTTGAGTTTCTCAAAGGCTGCGCAGGTGCTGTTTGTAACGCAGCCTGCCATAAGCAAGCATATTAAAGCTCTGGAAGATCAGTATAAAGTTCCCTTATTTGAGCGCAAAGGCAACAGTATCCTGCTTACTGAAGCAGGCAATAAGCTGAACGAATACCTGCAGCAAGCCACCGAAATTGAACGCAAAATTGAGTACGACCTGTCGGTACTCAGCAACCTGTCGCAGGCAGCGGGCCATTTACGCTTAGGGGCCAGCACTACCATTGCGCTATATATTTTACCATCGATACTATCCGGCTTTCAGCGCGAATACGCCAATGTAGATGTACAACTGGTAAACCGCAACTCCGAATATATCCTGAATGCCTTACTGAACCACGAGGTTGATATCGGCATCATCGAGGTTGATAATAAACTCACAACGGTATCCTACAAACCCTTTATGAGCGATGAGGTGATCCCGGTATGCTCGGCAAAAAGCCCGCTGGCCGGTAAATCGTTAACCTTAAAGCAGTTTGTTAAAACGCCCCTGGCCGTGCGCGAACGGGGATCAGGAACACTAAACGCCGTTTTAAAATCGCTGTCGGCACTGCACATCAAACCGGCAGATTTATCGGTAAAAATACGCCTTGGCGGTACCGAAGCGCTTAAAAACTTCCTGCTGGCCGATCAGTGCCTGGGCTTTATGCCCCGCCCCTCTATCATCCGCCAGCTGGCCGAAGGCGACCTGGTTGAAGTACCCATAGAAGGCCTGAAAATCACCCGCGATTTCTTTTTCATCCGCCGGAAGGGGACGGAAGATTATGGCTTGACGAGCAATTTTATCAATTATGCATTGGAGCATATAATTTAGGCAGGTGAATAGTTGACTGGGTTGATTAGGTGAGTGGTTTTCGTTTGAACAGGAATCCAGCAGCCTTTATAAGACCTTAACGCGTCCAGAAATTGTTCGTTAACAATCAAAAATCCTGTTTCTCCCTTAACCTGACGAGTCCCGGTCAGAGGCCAATAAACAACAATTATCGAAAAAAGGAACTAAAGGCGTAAACCCCGTTAAATTTATAATCCCAGTCAATTCTTATTTTCTTTGCGTGTTTATACGAGATGTACCCCCAATCAATGCTTATTACCAAAGCCAAATTCGCGGTAGGTATCGGGCATACTGCCGTTATTGGTAAAAGCAAAAGTGTAGGTAGTTCCCCAGCTTTCAAAATCGGCATTTTTATCTTTCGATGCTTCAATATGTACCGAACTTAGCATGTATATCCCTTCGCGGCTTAGTTTAAAAAATATCAGGCCGTTTGCATCGGCGCTCAATTTCTGGGGATAAACATTGCCGTTAATTGTTTTTACATACACAATAACTACGGCATCTTTTAAGGGCTTACCATGAAAAAGAACTTCGGCGGTAACATCATCGCCGTAATCGGCTTTGTAGGGGTTTTGTTTAATAACAATTTCGTACTCTTCGTTCAGGGATTTATCAAAATCCCGGTCGGTTGGCTTATCAACCATTACCAGTGTTTTTAGGTAGCGGGTTGTTTTTTCTACAAAGTATTGCTGGTTATTAGCTTTTGCTTCTTCGGCAATTTGATCAAGCCCTTCGCTACTCAGGTATTTCAAAAATTTGTTTCGTTCCGATTCTACATTTTCACTTTTGATAACTTCGATAGTAGCCAAACCAGGGCTTTCCAGCTTATAGTTTAAGATGTTTGAAGCCGTATCTTTTGGCGATTTGCCCAGGTCGGTTTGCTTTTTCCCCTCGTACAATACAAACTTCGAGATTTTGGCGCCGTCGTATTTGTACTCCCCCTCCTTTGCAAATTCATTTCCACTTAACAAATGAAGGTTAATATTATCGCCTTTTTTCATGTAGAAACTGCCCGGCAGTAAAAAGAAATCTTGCGCGTAGGCCGTAAAACCAATGATCAGCAACACCGCCAATAATAAATATACAAATCGTTTCATCGTTTTCAGTTAGGAATTACCAAACATACAAAGTTTAACCCGAAAAAATTATTTTTTGACCCTGTTCGGCGCCTTGCCA is drawn from Mucilaginibacter ginsenosidivorax and contains these coding sequences:
- a CDS encoding DUF4287 domain-containing protein is translated as MSFQGYLKTIKTKTGKEPADFRAIAEEKGFTQNGELKAKAGDIVAWLKADFDLGHGHAMAIYALLKGIKNEDSE
- a CDS encoding LysR family transcriptional regulator, translating into MISFAHRVFMEVAANLSFSKAAQVLFVTQPAISKHIKALEDQYKVPLFERKGNSILLTEAGNKLNEYLQQATEIERKIEYDLSVLSNLSQAAGHLRLGASTTIALYILPSILSGFQREYANVDVQLVNRNSEYILNALLNHEVDIGIIEVDNKLTTVSYKPFMSDEVIPVCSAKSPLAGKSLTLKQFVKTPLAVRERGSGTLNAVLKSLSALHIKPADLSVKIRLGGTEALKNFLLADQCLGFMPRPSIIRQLAEGDLVEVPIEGLKITRDFFFIRRKGTEDYGLTSNFINYALEHII
- a CDS encoding DUF4198 domain-containing protein, whose translation is MKRFVYLLLAVLLIIGFTAYAQDFFLLPGSFYMKKGDNINLHLLSGNEFAKEGEYKYDGAKISKFVLYEGKKQTDLGKSPKDTASNILNYKLESPGLATIEVIKSENVESERNKFLKYLSSEGLDQIAEEAKANNQQYFVEKTTRYLKTLVMVDKPTDRDFDKSLNEEYEIVIKQNPYKADYGDDVTAEVLFHGKPLKDAVVIVYVKTINGNVYPQKLSADANGLIFFKLSREGIYMLSSVHIEASKDKNADFESWGTTYTFAFTNNGSMPDTYREFGFGNKH